One part of the Natronorubrum sediminis genome encodes these proteins:
- a CDS encoding redoxin domain-containing protein: MPPTAGETISDFEAPLCDGETFRSTALSDALGPRGGVVICTGFAFSAIAQNWWKRFVRAGWDEFDDVSVLGISRDGPYAQNEFLRWLDRPDFQFFADVNGAISDSLELLESREHMANVSTPWRSAFVLDADLEVHYAFVADDWISPLPREEIERAVEGL; encoded by the coding sequence ATGCCACCGACGGCGGGCGAGACGATTTCGGACTTCGAGGCACCGCTGTGTGACGGGGAGACGTTCCGATCGACGGCGCTTTCGGACGCCCTCGGGCCCCGCGGCGGCGTCGTGATCTGTACGGGCTTTGCGTTCAGTGCGATCGCACAGAACTGGTGGAAGCGCTTCGTTCGCGCCGGCTGGGACGAGTTCGACGACGTCTCGGTACTCGGTATCAGCCGCGACGGGCCCTACGCCCAAAATGAGTTCCTGCGCTGGTTGGACCGACCCGACTTCCAGTTCTTCGCGGACGTGAACGGCGCGATCAGCGACTCCCTCGAGTTACTCGAGTCGCGCGAGCACATGGCGAACGTCTCGACGCCGTGGCGGTCGGCGTTCGTCCTCGACGCCGACCTCGAGGTGCACTACGCCTTCGTCGCCGACGACTGGATCTCACCGTTACCACGGGAAGAAATCGAACGCGCTGTCGAAGGGTTGTAA
- a CDS encoding glutaredoxin family protein — translation MVTLYRLEGCPYCEFVVDRLEELAVDYESVWVEGLHSRRNEVKRISGQRQVPIVVDDEQGVTMAESEHILEYLDSTYA, via the coding sequence ATGGTCACGCTGTACCGACTGGAGGGCTGTCCGTACTGCGAGTTCGTCGTCGATCGCCTCGAGGAACTCGCGGTCGACTACGAGAGCGTCTGGGTAGAGGGACTTCACTCGCGACGAAACGAAGTCAAACGAATCTCCGGCCAACGGCAGGTTCCCATCGTCGTCGACGACGAGCAGGGTGTGACGATGGCCGAATCAGAACACATTCTCGAGTACCTCGATTCGACGTACGCCTGA
- a CDS encoding cupin domain-containing protein: protein MEYEVVHTDDVPLTDLSETDDVPPDLQIRALDEVLDTDDVQLKLWYFEPGEEIQYHAHSEQEEIFYVLEGEFSLKLGRSGEEEFVEADAGTFWIAKPEIGHGHRNVGDEQGVVLAIGAPAVDDPGLDPHGIDDE, encoded by the coding sequence ATGGAGTACGAGGTCGTACACACCGACGACGTTCCGCTCACTGATCTCTCCGAGACCGACGACGTCCCGCCGGACCTACAAATTCGGGCGCTTGACGAGGTTCTCGACACCGACGACGTACAACTCAAACTCTGGTATTTCGAACCCGGCGAGGAGATCCAGTATCACGCCCACAGTGAACAGGAAGAGATTTTCTACGTCCTCGAGGGAGAGTTCTCGTTGAAACTCGGCCGATCGGGCGAGGAGGAGTTCGTGGAGGCCGACGCGGGAACGTTCTGGATCGCCAAACCAGAGATCGGCCACGGCCACCGCAACGTCGGCGACGAGCAGGGCGTCGTCCTCGCAATCGGTGCCCCAGCCGTCGACGACCCGGGGTTGGATCCACACGGAATCGACGACGAGTAA
- a CDS encoding HIT family protein — protein sequence MEQVFAPWRIEWIRREEKNPDIDECVFCELPALPAERDNLLVARSEHAFVLLNNYPYNPGHTMVIPHAHTGSYSDLTDEQLLDHARLKQRTFDALEVALEPDGFNAGLNLGDGAGGSIGDHLHTHVVPRWQGDTNFMPVLSDTSVIVEALEETYGRVHDAFAAQEGATVPDDERAVVFE from the coding sequence ATGGAGCAGGTCTTTGCACCGTGGCGAATCGAGTGGATCAGGCGCGAGGAGAAAAACCCCGATATCGACGAGTGCGTCTTCTGTGAACTGCCGGCTCTCCCCGCCGAGCGGGACAATTTGCTCGTCGCGCGCAGCGAACACGCCTTCGTCCTCTTGAACAACTACCCCTACAATCCGGGCCATACGATGGTAATTCCTCACGCACACACCGGCTCGTACAGCGACCTTACCGACGAGCAACTGCTCGATCACGCCCGCTTGAAACAGCGAACGTTCGACGCTCTCGAGGTCGCACTCGAGCCAGACGGCTTCAATGCGGGCTTGAACCTCGGTGATGGCGCGGGTGGGTCGATCGGTGACCACCTCCACACCCACGTCGTCCCGCGCTGGCAGGGCGATACCAACTTCATGCCCGTCCTCAGCGATACGTCGGTGATCGTCGAGGCACTCGAGGAGACCTACGGGCGCGTCCACGATGCATTCGCGGCTCAGGAGGGTGCGACGGTTCCCGACGACGAGCGTGCAGTCGTCTTCGAGTGA
- a CDS encoding DUF7835 family putative zinc beta-ribbon protein — protein MATTDDSVNGLTEHCDDCDLETLHEVSVQLRTESGKEENAEFSREPYRVAECQRCGSRSSQRMNNA, from the coding sequence ATGGCAACGACTGACGACTCTGTCAACGGGCTAACTGAACACTGTGACGACTGCGACCTCGAGACGCTCCACGAAGTGTCCGTCCAGCTCCGAACGGAAAGTGGAAAGGAAGAAAACGCCGAGTTCTCCCGCGAGCCGTACCGCGTCGCCGAATGTCAACGGTGTGGGTCCCGTTCGAGTCAGCGAATGAACAACGCCTAA
- the map gene encoding type II methionyl aminopeptidase yields the protein MAESEVDLESEMYEKHREAGEILSQVREETAERVEVGASHLEIAEYAEDRIRELGGKPAFPVNISIDEEAAHATPSIDDESTFGEEMINLDIGVHVDGWLADTAITVDLSGNPELAEAPGEALEAAIDVIEPGVETGEIGAEIEDVIDGYGFNPVVNLTGHGLGHWEQHTSPNIPNRAVSQGTELEAGDVVAIEPFATDGGGKVTEGASEEIFSLEREGSIRNRQARNALEQITEEFRTLPFATRWLETDRAEMALRRLKRNNIVHGYPVLKEDDGFLVSQKEHTIIVTEDGCEVTTA from the coding sequence ATGGCCGAATCCGAGGTGGACCTCGAGTCCGAGATGTACGAAAAGCACCGCGAAGCAGGGGAGATTCTCTCGCAGGTGCGCGAAGAGACTGCCGAGCGCGTCGAGGTCGGCGCGAGCCACCTCGAGATCGCAGAGTACGCCGAGGATCGGATCCGCGAACTCGGCGGGAAACCAGCGTTCCCCGTCAATATCTCCATCGACGAAGAGGCAGCCCACGCGACGCCGTCGATCGACGACGAGTCGACTTTCGGCGAGGAGATGATCAACCTCGACATCGGCGTTCACGTCGACGGCTGGCTCGCAGACACGGCGATTACCGTCGACCTCTCCGGGAATCCCGAACTCGCCGAGGCACCCGGAGAAGCCCTCGAGGCCGCGATCGACGTGATCGAGCCGGGCGTCGAGACGGGCGAGATCGGTGCCGAAATCGAGGACGTCATCGACGGCTACGGCTTCAACCCAGTCGTCAATCTGACGGGCCACGGACTGGGGCACTGGGAACAACACACCAGTCCGAACATCCCGAACCGCGCCGTCTCCCAGGGCACGGAACTCGAGGCTGGCGACGTCGTCGCGATCGAGCCGTTCGCGACCGACGGCGGCGGCAAGGTCACCGAGGGTGCCAGCGAGGAAATCTTCTCCCTCGAGCGTGAGGGTTCCATCCGAAACCGGCAGGCTCGGAACGCACTCGAGCAGATCACCGAAGAATTCCGCACGCTACCGTTCGCGACGCGCTGGCTCGAGACGGATCGAGCCGAGATGGCGCTGCGCCGACTCAAACGCAACAACATCGTCCACGGCTACCCGGTTCTCAAAGAGGACGACGGCTTCCTCGTCAGCCAGAAAGAACACACGATCATCGTCACCGAAGACGGCTGTGAAGTGACGACTGCATAA
- a CDS encoding isoaspartyl peptidase/L-asparaginase has translation MQVLVHGGAGSDPDDPESRQTVLDRAADVGASQTTPVDALEAAVAVLESDPRFNAGVGSAVQSDGTIRTDAGIMTDDREVGAACSMPNVEHALGVARVVMEETPHGFVSGEHAVSLAEAFDIETGVDLWSERTRGQWTDLEAPDGDAGDHLEWIRERYGQSDPGGRAEDRNPKDHDTVGAVAFDGNSLAAATSTGGRWLALAGRVGDVPQVGSGFYCSPAAAVSATGAGEDIARVTLSRRVARHVERGRDAQDAARTAIEEFAELTGATAGVIAIDAQGNLGSAYNSDAMQTARATRHS, from the coding sequence ATGCAGGTACTCGTTCACGGCGGCGCTGGCAGCGATCCTGACGACCCCGAATCCCGGCAGACGGTCCTCGACCGCGCCGCAGACGTCGGAGCATCACAGACGACCCCCGTCGACGCGCTCGAGGCCGCCGTCGCCGTCCTCGAGTCGGACCCACGATTCAATGCCGGCGTCGGCAGCGCGGTCCAGAGCGACGGCACGATCCGCACGGACGCGGGAATCATGACCGACGACCGGGAGGTCGGCGCGGCCTGTTCGATGCCGAACGTCGAACACGCGCTGGGCGTCGCGCGAGTCGTCATGGAAGAGACTCCACACGGCTTCGTCTCGGGCGAACACGCCGTGTCCCTCGCCGAGGCGTTCGATATCGAGACCGGTGTCGACCTCTGGTCCGAACGCACCCGCGGACAGTGGACCGACCTCGAGGCACCCGACGGCGACGCTGGCGACCACCTCGAGTGGATCCGCGAGCGCTACGGCCAGTCGGACCCGGGCGGTCGTGCCGAAGACAGGAATCCGAAGGATCACGACACTGTCGGCGCAGTCGCGTTCGACGGCAACTCACTCGCTGCGGCGACCTCGACTGGCGGTCGGTGGCTCGCGCTCGCGGGTCGCGTCGGAGACGTTCCGCAGGTCGGATCGGGCTTTTACTGCTCGCCTGCGGCGGCCGTCAGCGCGACCGGTGCCGGCGAAGATATCGCTCGCGTCACGCTCTCGAGACGCGTCGCCCGACACGTCGAGCGCGGTCGAGACGCCCAGGACGCGGCGAGGACTGCGATCGAGGAGTTTGCCGAACTTACCGGTGCGACTGCAGGCGTCATCGCGATCGACGCGCAGGGCAATCTGGGGTCGGCGTACAACAGCGATGCGATGCAGACCGCTCGAGCGACGCGTCACTCGTAA
- the icd gene encoding isocitrate dehydrogenase (NADP(+)) produces the protein MSYDKIEVPSEGEKITLKEGTETELEVPDNPIIPIIYGDGVGSDVGPAAQKVLEAAAEATGRDINWMRVYAGESAREKYDENLPDETVEAIKEHRVAIKGPLTTPVGAGFRSLNVGLRKLLDLYANVRPTYHMEGVPSPVSEPEQMDMVTFRENTEDVYAGIEWEAGSDEVQEVKEFVEDEMGEDDVIHDGPVGIGVKPITEFGTKRLVRRAIDYALEHDRDSVTLVHKGNIMKFTEGQFRDWGYEVAEEEYGDEVITEDTLWEEQDGEADDDTLVVNDRIADNMLQQLLTRTDNYDVIATMNLNGDYMSDAAGAQIGGLGIAPGSNFGDGRLLAEPVHGSAPKYEGQDKVNPTAMILSGRMMLEYLGWNDAADLVRDAVEETISSGKVTYDLERQLEDAEKLATSEYADEVVANIEKLA, from the coding sequence ATGAGCTACGACAAGATCGAAGTCCCTTCCGAAGGGGAGAAGATCACGCTGAAGGAAGGTACCGAAACCGAACTCGAGGTGCCTGACAACCCGATTATCCCGATTATCTACGGTGACGGTGTGGGCAGCGACGTCGGCCCCGCCGCACAGAAGGTCCTCGAGGCAGCCGCAGAGGCGACCGGTCGCGACATCAACTGGATGCGCGTCTACGCCGGCGAATCCGCTCGAGAGAAGTACGACGAGAATCTGCCGGACGAGACCGTCGAGGCCATCAAGGAACACCGCGTCGCGATCAAGGGTCCGCTGACGACGCCCGTCGGCGCTGGCTTCCGATCGCTGAACGTCGGCCTGCGAAAACTGCTCGACCTCTACGCGAACGTCCGCCCAACCTACCACATGGAGGGCGTTCCATCCCCCGTCTCCGAGCCCGAGCAGATGGACATGGTCACCTTCCGAGAGAACACGGAAGACGTCTACGCCGGCATCGAGTGGGAAGCCGGTTCCGACGAAGTCCAGGAAGTCAAGGAGTTCGTCGAAGACGAGATGGGCGAAGACGACGTCATCCACGATGGTCCCGTCGGTATCGGCGTCAAGCCGATTACGGAGTTCGGCACGAAGCGACTCGTCCGCCGCGCTATCGATTACGCCCTCGAACACGACCGCGACTCCGTCACGCTGGTCCACAAGGGCAACATCATGAAGTTCACCGAGGGCCAGTTCCGCGACTGGGGCTACGAGGTCGCCGAAGAAGAGTACGGTGACGAGGTCATCACCGAGGACACCCTCTGGGAGGAGCAGGATGGCGAGGCCGACGACGACACGCTCGTCGTCAACGACCGCATCGCCGACAACATGCTCCAGCAGCTGCTGACCCGAACGGACAACTACGACGTCATCGCGACGATGAACCTGAACGGGGACTACATGTCCGACGCCGCCGGCGCACAGATCGGTGGGCTCGGCATCGCCCCCGGTTCGAACTTCGGCGACGGTCGACTCCTCGCAGAGCCAGTTCACGGCTCCGCACCGAAGTACGAGGGTCAGGACAAGGTCAACCCGACCGCCATGATCCTCTCGGGTCGCATGATGCTCGAGTACCTCGGCTGGAACGACGCCGCGGACCTCGTGCGCGACGCCGTTGAGGAGACCATCTCCTCGGGTAAGGTCACCTACGACCTCGAACGACAGCTCGAGGACGCCGAGAAACTCGCAACCAGCGAGTACGCCGACGAAGTCGTCGCGAACATCGAAAAACTGGCGTAA
- a CDS encoding alpha/beta hydrolase: MPTRDMLPTPRRAFLAGAVGTTLVGTTGVTASSHRDDTRDEPNENRKRPSWKPPAHDLKMDDGHRLRVWERSPKDPEEAVLFVHGMTYGGVPMFDPPVAKDFGWLPDAAARGQAAFAPDMRGYGESEPPREYSEPPEANTPPLSFEREARDLLEVTRWLREDRGFERIHYVGLSGGTWRGRAVYELADPGYETVTLAGGSFDTLEVGADPDGPAYLPHQREEFLAGWTGEIPEGRDHDEWIGGGLFTASEIQTAVWQAIFESEQALESASKSNAAETIIAPLVRQEREYHPKQITDPTLVVRSSSDETISREGALNLYDAVGAADDRKEYREIAGGTHFSFLERTRHEFFHAVHDFQRQH, encoded by the coding sequence ATGCCAACCCGCGACATGCTACCGACACCCCGCCGAGCGTTCCTCGCTGGGGCCGTTGGAACGACGCTCGTCGGAACCACCGGCGTAACAGCCTCGAGTCACCGTGACGACACTCGAGACGAACCGAACGAGAACCGAAAGCGTCCGTCGTGGAAACCGCCGGCCCACGACCTGAAGATGGACGACGGTCATCGGCTACGCGTCTGGGAACGGTCGCCCAAGGACCCCGAGGAAGCCGTGCTCTTCGTCCACGGGATGACCTACGGTGGCGTCCCGATGTTCGACCCGCCCGTCGCGAAGGACTTCGGGTGGTTACCCGACGCCGCGGCGCGCGGGCAAGCAGCTTTCGCCCCCGATATGCGCGGCTACGGCGAGTCGGAGCCACCACGCGAGTACAGCGAACCCCCGGAGGCGAACACGCCCCCGCTCTCGTTCGAACGCGAGGCACGCGATTTGCTCGAGGTGACGCGCTGGCTGCGCGAGGACCGCGGCTTCGAGCGCATCCACTACGTCGGATTGTCCGGAGGCACCTGGCGCGGCCGAGCGGTTTACGAACTCGCCGACCCCGGCTACGAAACCGTCACGCTCGCGGGCGGATCCTTCGACACGCTCGAGGTGGGCGCGGATCCGGACGGGCCAGCGTATCTGCCACACCAACGAGAGGAATTTCTCGCGGGCTGGACCGGCGAAATTCCGGAGGGAAGGGATCACGACGAGTGGATCGGCGGAGGACTGTTCACGGCTTCGGAGATCCAAACCGCCGTTTGGCAGGCCATTTTCGAGAGCGAGCAGGCTCTCGAGTCGGCGTCGAAATCGAACGCTGCAGAGACGATCATCGCGCCGCTCGTTCGCCAGGAACGTGAGTACCACCCGAAACAGATCACCGACCCGACGCTGGTCGTCCGCTCCTCGAGCGACGAGACCATCTCCCGGGAGGGTGCGTTGAACCTCTACGACGCCGTCGGTGCGGCCGACGACCGAAAGGAATACCGCGAGATTGCGGGCGGAACACACTTTAGCTTCCTCGAGCGAACCCGCCACGAGTTCTTCCACGCGGTACACGACTTCCAGCGACAGCACTGA
- a CDS encoding GNAT family N-acetyltransferase → MVEVRTVETAGEREDAFAVRQVVFVEEQGVDEDLEYDEHEDESTHFVAYDGGEPVGAARLRKPNSGVGKVERVAVLASYREDGVGRTVMNVVETEARSEGLESLKLHSQTHAAEFYRTLGYERYGEEFEEAGIPHVKMRKPLE, encoded by the coding sequence ATGGTCGAGGTACGAACGGTCGAGACAGCAGGGGAACGCGAGGACGCGTTCGCGGTCCGGCAGGTCGTCTTCGTCGAGGAGCAAGGCGTCGACGAGGACCTCGAGTACGACGAGCACGAGGACGAGTCGACGCACTTCGTCGCCTACGACGGTGGCGAGCCAGTCGGTGCCGCTCGCCTCCGGAAGCCCAACTCGGGGGTCGGAAAGGTCGAACGTGTCGCCGTATTGGCCTCCTACCGTGAGGACGGCGTCGGGCGGACGGTGATGAACGTCGTCGAAACCGAAGCGAGAAGTGAGGGACTCGAGTCGCTCAAACTCCACTCGCAAACGCATGCTGCGGAGTTCTATCGAACGCTCGGATACGAACGCTACGGCGAAGAGTTCGAAGAAGCGGGCATTCCGCACGTGAAGATGCGAAAGCCCCTCGAATAA
- a CDS encoding SDR family oxidoreductase → MSSPDDEGSPTVSEADNELADDVIVVTGASRGLGRSMVERYAEEGARVTLTARDEDRLEEIAADLPTESLVVPADVRDSDDVANVIDRTINEFGRIDTLVNNAGVSLLGMQDSRNGLVDVSEEEWDTVLEVNLKGVFLFTRETLPHMYEQGQGNIINISSGLGRRAIAGAGSYVSSKWGLEGLTRTTALETEGEGINVNALDPGGRVNTDIWAHLPEEERQQILQPDVMDDAAVLLAAQDPHAITGESMAAQEWEERLE, encoded by the coding sequence ATGTCCTCACCTGATGACGAGGGGTCACCGACGGTATCCGAAGCAGACAACGAACTCGCCGACGACGTAATTGTCGTCACGGGCGCGAGTCGCGGTCTGGGTCGCTCAATGGTCGAACGATACGCAGAGGAGGGTGCTCGCGTGACGCTCACTGCCCGCGACGAAGATCGATTGGAAGAAATCGCGGCCGACCTCCCGACCGAATCGCTCGTCGTGCCCGCTGACGTCCGCGACAGCGACGACGTTGCGAACGTTATCGACCGAACGATCAACGAGTTCGGTCGCATTGACACGCTCGTCAACAACGCGGGCGTGAGTCTCCTCGGCATGCAAGACTCGAGGAACGGCCTCGTGGACGTCTCCGAGGAAGAGTGGGACACGGTTCTCGAGGTCAACCTCAAGGGTGTCTTCCTGTTCACCCGCGAGACGCTGCCCCACATGTACGAGCAGGGCCAGGGCAACATCATCAACATTTCTTCCGGCCTCGGTCGGCGTGCCATCGCTGGAGCCGGCAGTTACGTCAGTTCGAAGTGGGGTCTCGAGGGACTCACCCGAACGACGGCGCTCGAGACCGAAGGGGAGGGAATCAACGTCAACGCGTTGGATCCGGGCGGCCGCGTCAACACCGATATCTGGGCCCACCTGCCAGAAGAGGAGCGACAGCAGATCCTCCAGCCGGACGTAATGGACGACGCTGCCGTCTTGCTCGCCGCACAGGACCCCCACGCTATCACCGGCGAGTCGATGGCCGCACAGGAATGGGAGGAACGACTCGAGTAA
- a CDS encoding NRAMP family divalent metal transporter — protein MATESRSSDSWGVGRVGSYLERLGPTWLAGAIAAGPATMVSLLVAGASFGYSMLWVVVLSAILGTLGQYLAMRLGILTEAGIVTVVEERLGSFWAWVLVVDVVLAAGFAQLAIMGTLADVSATIVANAGVSVAALTDPRFWGVTWAVILALGLAGGGYRLAELGAKVLVSFVVLAFVASLFVVPLEPAAAISGLAPEMPGGIDGAVVAAGVLGGGVHITLLTMQSYTMRARNWTEGDRDIATFDVVSSMLVAFGIFSVAVFLVAASVLPEAGVDPATLDEIQAAEALGPIAGEHATWIFLAGLLGAAVSTLGGNTIVPPYLLADKLGWEQSVEDSRYRVAIVAVALLSSLGAFYEGGFFNLLVLVLAFGLVGTPFALAVILYLLNDPEAVPETNSRLLNVGGLALFGVATVLAGEFVLDELETITEPASAFVVAFALAMTVATLGLAVRYVRDR, from the coding sequence ATGGCAACTGAATCACGATCGTCCGACTCGTGGGGTGTCGGACGCGTTGGATCGTATCTCGAGCGATTAGGGCCGACGTGGCTCGCCGGCGCGATTGCGGCGGGTCCGGCCACGATGGTTAGCCTGTTAGTCGCCGGGGCGAGTTTCGGCTACTCCATGCTGTGGGTCGTCGTCCTCTCGGCAATTTTGGGCACGCTCGGGCAGTATCTCGCGATGCGACTGGGAATCCTGACCGAGGCCGGGATCGTCACCGTCGTCGAGGAGCGACTGGGGTCGTTCTGGGCCTGGGTGCTCGTTGTCGACGTCGTGTTAGCTGCCGGGTTCGCCCAACTCGCGATCATGGGAACGCTGGCAGACGTCAGCGCGACGATTGTGGCAAACGCAGGCGTCAGCGTCGCTGCACTGACCGATCCGCGCTTCTGGGGCGTTACCTGGGCGGTCATCCTCGCGCTCGGACTCGCCGGCGGCGGCTACCGACTCGCCGAACTCGGCGCGAAAGTGCTCGTCTCGTTCGTCGTCCTCGCCTTCGTCGCCTCGCTGTTCGTCGTCCCGCTCGAGCCCGCGGCGGCGATCTCCGGACTCGCGCCGGAGATGCCCGGCGGTATCGACGGTGCGGTCGTCGCAGCCGGCGTCCTCGGCGGCGGCGTCCACATCACGCTGTTGACGATGCAGAGTTACACGATGCGGGCGCGCAACTGGACCGAGGGAGATCGAGACATCGCAACCTTCGACGTCGTCAGTTCGATGCTCGTGGCGTTCGGTATCTTCAGCGTCGCTGTCTTCCTCGTCGCGGCGAGCGTGCTGCCGGAAGCCGGCGTCGATCCGGCGACGCTCGACGAGATTCAGGCCGCCGAAGCCCTCGGTCCGATCGCCGGCGAGCACGCGACCTGGATCTTCCTCGCCGGATTGCTCGGCGCGGCTGTGTCGACACTCGGTGGCAACACGATTGTCCCGCCGTACCTCCTCGCCGACAAACTCGGTTGGGAGCAGTCGGTCGAGGATAGTCGCTACCGCGTTGCCATCGTCGCCGTCGCACTACTCTCCTCGCTCGGCGCGTTCTACGAGGGTGGATTCTTCAACCTGCTCGTGCTCGTCCTCGCGTTCGGACTCGTCGGCACGCCGTTCGCCCTCGCCGTCATCCTCTACTTGCTCAACGACCCCGAGGCCGTCCCCGAGACGAACTCGAGGCTGCTCAACGTCGGCGGACTCGCCCTGTTCGGCGTCGCAACCGTGCTCGCGGGTGAGTTCGTTCTCGACGAACTCGAGACGATCACTGAACCCGCCTCGGCGTTCGTCGTCGCCTTCGCCCTCGCGATGACGGTCGCGACGCTCGGACTCGCCGTCCGGTACGTCAGAGACCGATAA
- a CDS encoding alpha/beta hydrolase domain-containing protein, whose product MVGSVAGGKRRDATTPTLEGPITDGVPQTSAVHDIEEYGYTESEYLISGDAQPLGPPNPYPIDEREAPPRANAKYKTRLLVYRPKHRRDFNGTALIEWPNVSTGRDSPVAWINTFDYAMREGYAVVIASAQKVGVDDSPTDQDLRTGNPERYGDLHHPGDVYSYDIFSQAIRAIKTRPRPKPDPMAGFNVKHVIATGMSQSAQYLRYYLNEIQETHGLVDGFLPFATTHTPEEPADQRDDLVPVLWVVSEDEADRVRRSDSGLFKLWEVTGTSHINYWLMAWAGAMDVRDFEGDDPGWDPLEAGQYGERADADYGDCQGNYFPMRYAYKSGLSHVNEWVKRNEEPPAAPRIERDVASDGTVEVVTDEYGNAKGGLRLPPIDVPVAFYDARSCDSYGQTFRLEESELERLYPTHKAYVAKIREATEAAVDDGYLLPADADALLARAEASSIGK is encoded by the coding sequence ATGGTCGGATCGGTGGCGGGTGGGAAGCGGCGTGATGCCACAACACCGACGCTCGAGGGACCGATCACTGACGGAGTCCCGCAGACGAGCGCCGTTCACGACATCGAGGAGTACGGATATACCGAATCGGAGTACCTCATTTCTGGCGACGCACAGCCACTTGGGCCACCGAATCCGTACCCCATCGACGAACGCGAAGCGCCCCCGAGGGCGAACGCGAAGTACAAGACGCGACTGCTCGTCTATCGACCCAAACACCGTCGTGACTTCAACGGAACGGCGTTGATCGAGTGGCCGAACGTGTCGACGGGGCGCGATTCGCCCGTCGCCTGGATCAACACGTTCGATTACGCGATGCGTGAGGGCTACGCAGTGGTAATCGCATCGGCACAGAAAGTCGGTGTCGACGACTCACCGACGGACCAAGACCTCCGAACGGGGAACCCAGAACGGTACGGAGACCTACACCACCCCGGAGACGTCTACTCCTACGATATCTTCTCGCAGGCGATTCGAGCGATCAAGACGCGTCCCCGACCGAAACCGGATCCGATGGCCGGATTCAACGTCAAACACGTGATCGCGACGGGGATGTCACAGTCGGCCCAGTACCTGCGATACTACCTCAACGAAATTCAGGAAACGCACGGGCTCGTCGATGGATTCCTGCCGTTCGCAACTACCCACACCCCAGAAGAGCCAGCGGACCAACGCGACGACCTCGTCCCCGTTCTGTGGGTCGTGAGCGAGGACGAAGCGGACAGGGTGCGCCGATCCGACTCCGGCCTGTTCAAACTGTGGGAAGTGACTGGAACCTCCCACATCAATTACTGGCTCATGGCCTGGGCCGGCGCGATGGACGTTCGCGACTTCGAGGGAGACGACCCCGGCTGGGATCCACTCGAGGCGGGCCAGTACGGCGAGCGTGCAGACGCCGACTACGGCGACTGTCAGGGCAACTACTTCCCGATGCGCTACGCCTACAAATCTGGACTGTCACACGTGAACGAGTGGGTGAAACGGAACGAAGAGCCGCCCGCTGCACCCCGAATCGAACGAGACGTGGCATCCGACGGGACGGTCGAGGTTGTCACCGACGAGTATGGAAACGCCAAGGGTGGGCTCCGACTGCCACCGATCGACGTCCCTGTCGCGTTCTACGACGCGCGTTCGTGTGACAGCTACGGCCAGACGTTCCGGCTCGAGGAGTCGGAACTCGAAAGGCTGTATCCAACGCACAAGGCCTACGTCGCGAAGATTCGGGAGGCGACCGAAGCAGCCGTCGACGACGGCTATCTGTTACCTGCCGACGCCGACGCGTTGCTCGCTCGAGCCGAGGCTTCATCGATCGGGAAGTAA
- a CDS encoding cupin domain-containing protein — protein sequence MERVSLSDLEPTEAADGVNLAVMAGSESMNVQHFEIEPGAVVETHSHPHEQTGFIYEGEVVFVSEDDEVVCGPGDSYAIPGEQPHAAENRGDEPVRGVDIFSPPRENPSWQE from the coding sequence ATGGAACGCGTCTCACTCTCCGACCTCGAGCCCACGGAAGCGGCAGACGGCGTCAATCTGGCGGTGATGGCCGGCAGCGAGTCGATGAACGTCCAGCACTTCGAGATCGAACCCGGTGCGGTCGTCGAGACACACAGCCACCCCCACGAACAGACCGGCTTCATCTACGAGGGCGAAGTGGTCTTCGTCTCCGAGGACGACGAGGTCGTCTGTGGCCCCGGTGACTCTTACGCGATTCCGGGCGAGCAACCGCATGCGGCTGAAAACCGCGGCGACGAGCCGGTCCGCGGCGTCGACATCTTCAGCCCGCCTCGAGAAAATCCGAGCTGGCAGGAGTGA